In the genome of Patescibacteria group bacterium, one region contains:
- a CDS encoding DUF2304 family protein, translating to MLQQIIALIIIAFFLARLFWQKQKKQIGANEFFFWLVFWFLAAGAIIALKWIDKLVASLGFSASGIDVLIYIAIVILFYFVFRLRLRLEKIERDITKIVRKITIEEK from the coding sequence ATGCTGCAACAAATAATCGCTTTAATAATTATCGCTTTTTTCTTGGCCCGCCTTTTCTGGCAAAAACAGAAAAAGCAAATAGGCGCCAATGAATTCTTTTTTTGGCTGGTTTTTTGGTTTTTGGCCGCCGGGGCAATAATCGCTTTGAAATGGATAGACAAATTGGTTGCGAGCCTTGGCTTTTCCGCTTCGGGCATTGATGTCCTAATTTACATTGCCATCGTCATTTTATTTTATTTCGTCTTCAGGTTAAGGCTCCGGCTGGAAAAAATAGAAAGGGATATAACAAAAATAGTCAGAAAAATCACAATTGAAGAAAAATAA
- a CDS encoding glycosyltransferase family 2 protein, translating to MKIFCVIPAYNEKETISEVIDKVKPLVSEVVVVDDGSSDETGKLARAKGVRVLSHLINRGQGAALETGNQYALKAGGDIIVHFDADGQFLPGEIEDIVSPIQEGQADIVFGSRFLGKKSNMPPFKKYVIIPLAHLINKIFTGSTLTDPQNGFRAMSKKAAEEIKIEQDGMAHNTEIISKAFSSGLKIKEIPVTVIYNNFGQRFSGGLKIIKDLILARLIN from the coding sequence ATGAAAATATTTTGCGTAATTCCGGCTTATAACGAAAAGGAGACTATCAGCGAAGTAATAGATAAAGTAAAGCCCTTAGTCAGCGAGGTGGTGGTGGTTGATGATGGTTCTTCTGACGAAACCGGAAAACTGGCGAGAGCCAAAGGCGTAAGAGTCTTGTCCCATCTTATAAACCGCGGCCAGGGGGCGGCCCTGGAAACCGGAAACCAATACGCTCTAAAAGCCGGCGGCGATATCATTGTCCACTTTGACGCTGACGGCCAGTTTCTGCCCGGAGAAATAGAAGACATCGTTTCCCCTATCCAAGAAGGACAAGCCGACATAGTTTTCGGTTCGCGCTTTTTGGGCAAAAAGTCAAACATGCCGCCTTTTAAAAAGTACGTCATTATTCCTCTGGCGCACCTGATAAATAAAATATTTACCGGCTCCACCTTAACTGATCCGCAGAACGGCTTTCGGGCAATGTCAAAAAAGGCGGCTGAAGAAATAAAAATTGAGCAGGACGGCATGGCCCACAACACGGAAATAATTTCTAAGGCTTTTTCTAGCGGCCTGAAAATAAAAGAAATTCCGGTAACTGTTATTTACAATAATTTCGGCCAACGATTTAGCGGCGGCTTAAAAATTATAAAAGATTTAATACTGGCTAGACTAATAAATTAA